A region from the Zonotrichia leucophrys gambelii isolate GWCS_2022_RI unplaced genomic scaffold, RI_Zleu_2.0 Scaffold_111_148278, whole genome shotgun sequence genome encodes:
- the LOC135460861 gene encoding serine/threonine-protein kinase pim-2-like, giving the protein MPSSERGDRCASVQESGLCICAQHCKVPVFGQTKGLSPGRAGLERGARGASGERTRGRTAPVLQLQRRQRRQQQRRQRKRRQRKRDILNILFLSLSLPFPAVGHSSLGIPCPASLSSPRLPLPCRAGPCPRPRAGLPRARPRPSRRGLASARLWPYWRWRCWAGISAWGGGGIACLRLARLRPRPQPRPRPRPRLLPGPAEHTRGAAAPAASAAASPARAPPLGSAASGPEPPVPRSRERTPGHGRPGAGEGRSGAVAGPGPSADSRVPPAGTAQEALLERYRLRSLLGRGGFGRVFAATRLSDGAPVAIKRVPRNRVRHWGELPDGTSAPLEIVLLAKVSTGFPGVVQLLEWLELPNCIVMVLERPEQCQDLHRFIGARRFLPEEEARALFRQVLEAVRHCTSCGVLHRDIKPENILVDLDTGQAKLIDFGCGTYLQDTVYTHFAGTLSYSPPEWNDFGWYHGEAATVWSLGILLHQMVCGEHPFRRGRNLSWGQLPLPQRLSQECKDLIWWCLSVNSLDRPTLEDLFCVPWMQDIPLP; this is encoded by the exons ATGCCCAGCAGCGAGCGAGGGGATCGCTGTGCCAGTGtgcaggagtcagggctctgcaTCTGCGCTCAGCACTGCAAAGTTCCCGTGTTTGGACAGACGAAGGGGCTGTCCCCGGGGCGCGCGGGGCTCGAACGTGGGGCTCGTGGGGCCAGCGGGGAACGGACACGGGGACGAACGGCCCCGGTGCTTCAGttgcagcggcggcagcggcggcagcagcagcggcggcagcggaaGCGGCGGCAGCGGAAAAGAGATATTTTGaatattctctttctttctctttctctcccgTTTCCCGCTGTCGGGCACTCTTCTCTCGGGATCCCTTGCCCGGcgtccctctcctctccccgcctccctctcccctgccgggccgggccatgcccccggccccgggcggggctgccccgtgcccggccccggccgtcCCGCCGCGGTCTCGCCTCCGCCCGGCTCTGGCCGTACTGGCGGTGGCGCTGCTGGGCGGGCATCAGTGCCTGGGGCGGGGGCGGCATCGCATGCCTCCGCCTGG CCCGGCTCCGGCCCCgaccccagccccggccccggccccggccccggctcctccCGGGGCCCGCGGAGCACACACGcggcgcggccgctcccgccgcctccgcTGCGGCTTCCCCGGCCCGAGCTCCGCCGCTCGGCAGCGCGGCCTCCGGCCCCGAGCCTCCCGTGCCGCGTTCCCGGGAGCGAACGCCCGGGCAtggccggcccggggcgggtGAGGGGCGCTCGGGGGCCGTTGCTGGCCCCGGGCCGAGCGCTGACAGCCGCGTCCCGCCCGCAGGGACGGCGCAGGAGGCCCTGCTGGAGCGGTACCGGCTGAGATCGCTGCTGGGGCGCGGCGGCTTCGGCAGAGTCTTCGCGGCCACGAGGCTCTCGGACGGCGCCCCG GTGGCCATCAAAAGGGTGCCACGGAACCGCGTCCGGCACTGGGGCGAGCTG CCCGACGGCACCAGCGCACCCCTGGAGATcgtgctgctggccaaggtgTCCACTGGCTTCCCCGGTGTGGTCCAGCTGCTGGAGTGGCTCGAGCTCCCCAACTGCATCGTGATGGTGCTGGAGCGGCCAGAGCAGTGTCAGGACCTGCATCGTTTCATTGGGGCACGGCGGTTCCTGCCCGAGGAGGAGGCGCGGGCGCTGTTCCGCCAGGTGCTGGAGGCCGTGCGGCACTGCACCAGCTGCGGGGTCCTGCACAGGGACATCAAGCCAGAGAACATCCTGGTTGACCTGGACACCGGGCAGGCCAAGCTGATTGACTTTGGCTGTGGCACCTACCTGCAGGACACAGTCTACACACACTTTGCAG GAACACTGTCCTACAGCCCCCCGGAATGGAACGACTTTGGCTGGTACCATGGCGAGGCAGCAACGGTCTGGTCCCTGGGCATCCTGCTGCACCAGATGGTCTGCGGGGAGCACCCTTTCAGGAGGGGCCGGAACCTCAGCTGGGGCCAGCTCCCGCTGCCACAAAGGCTCTCTCAAG AGTGCAAAGACCTGATCTGGTGGTGTTTATCCGTGAACTCCTTGGACAGACCCACACTGGAAGACCTGTTCTGTGTTCCTTGGATGCAGGATATTCCTCTGCCATAG